In a genomic window of uncultured Flavobacterium sp.:
- a CDS encoding glyceraldehyde-3-phosphate dehydrogenase, with protein sequence MSKKTLYQKEVSLQVDRRRAGVELIKIISDLWYDKSIEMVLFKNQLLDKNVSDIINLHQYAGEFVGKPITIFDSVEIARVVLSLDLPPAKLDLGKLTYEYRLEDEKYPDARYFVLDKLKKAKSSEEIQPKDVVLYGFGRIGRILARELMSKTGKGNQLRLRAIVLRDKNDASSLEKRASLLRYDSIHGDFQGSVIADPKNNALIINGTTVHIITANSPEEIDYTQYGINDALVIDNTGAFTTEEALKRHLTSQGVSKVLLTAPGKGIPNIVHGVNHNEYNPDEIDIFSAASCTTNAITPILKAIEDTLGVAKGHLETIHAYTNDQNLVDNMHKKYRRGRAAALNMVITETGAGSAVAKALPSLEGKLTSNAIRVPVPNGSLVVLNLEVKKATSIPAINKIMKKYALEGELVEQIKYSLNNELVSSDIVGTSAPSIYDSNATIVSKDGKNIVLYIWYDNEYGYSHQVIRLAKYIAKVRRYTYY encoded by the coding sequence ATGAGCAAAAAAACGTTGTACCAAAAAGAGGTATCATTACAAGTCGACCGAAGAAGAGCTGGTGTCGAATTAATCAAAATCATAAGCGATTTATGGTATGATAAATCCATAGAAATGGTTTTATTCAAAAATCAATTATTGGATAAAAATGTCAGCGATATTATTAATTTACATCAATACGCAGGCGAATTTGTAGGTAAACCAATTACTATTTTTGACTCGGTTGAAATTGCAAGAGTTGTTCTTTCGCTAGATCTTCCTCCTGCAAAATTAGACCTTGGAAAACTTACTTATGAATATCGTTTAGAAGATGAAAAATATCCGGATGCAAGATATTTTGTTTTGGATAAGCTAAAAAAAGCCAAATCATCTGAAGAAATTCAACCTAAAGATGTGGTTTTATATGGCTTTGGCAGAATTGGACGCATATTAGCAAGAGAGCTAATGTCTAAAACCGGAAAAGGAAATCAATTGCGTTTGAGAGCAATTGTTTTACGTGATAAAAATGATGCGTCTAGTTTAGAGAAACGAGCTTCTCTATTGCGATACGACTCTATTCACGGTGATTTTCAAGGATCTGTAATTGCTGACCCAAAAAATAATGCTTTGATCATTAACGGAACAACAGTTCATATCATTACAGCAAATTCTCCAGAAGAAATTGACTATACACAATACGGAATCAATGACGCTTTGGTTATTGATAATACTGGAGCTTTTACTACTGAAGAAGCTCTAAAAAGACATTTAACATCGCAAGGTGTTAGCAAGGTTTTATTGACTGCTCCCGGAAAAGGGATTCCTAATATTGTACATGGTGTAAATCATAACGAATATAATCCTGATGAAATTGATATTTTCTCAGCAGCTTCATGCACTACAAATGCTATTACACCGATTCTAAAAGCAATTGAAGATACTTTAGGTGTTGCCAAAGGACATTTAGAAACTATTCATGCTTATACAAATGACCAAAATTTGGTTGATAATATGCATAAAAAATATCGTCGTGGCAGAGCAGCGGCTTTAAATATGGTAATTACTGAAACTGGCGCCGGAAGCGCAGTTGCAAAGGCATTACCATCTTTAGAAGGAAAATTAACTTCGAATGCTATTCGCGTTCCGGTTCCAAATGGATCTTTAGTTGTCTTGAATTTAGAAGTTAAAAAAGCAACTTCAATTCCTGCAATTAACAAAATCATGAAAAAATATGCCCTTGAAGGCGAATTGGTAGAACAAATTAAATATTCACTGAATAATGAGTTAGTTTCCTCTGACATTGTTGGAACTTCTGCACCTTCAATTTATGATAGTAATGCTACAATTGTTTCTAAAGATGGAAAAAACATTGTGCTTTATATCTGGTATGATAACGAATATGGCTATAGTCATCAAGTAATTCGTTTAGCAAAGTATATTGCCAAAGTAAGACGTTATACTTACTATTAA
- a CDS encoding Lrp/AsnC family transcriptional regulator codes for MALDEIDKKILRLLQENAHYTLKDIANKINLSLTPVHDRVKRLEKEGVIEKYVSILNKKKLGNNLTVYCQVTLTKQTYDTSEGFNQSILNLPEVVECNYVSGNFDYMLKIIIPDMESYHHFHQKKLSILPEVSLINTVFVISEVKSTTVLPI; via the coding sequence ATGGCTTTAGATGAAATAGACAAAAAAATCTTACGACTTTTACAGGAAAATGCGCACTACACTTTAAAAGACATCGCAAACAAGATTAATCTATCGTTAACTCCTGTTCATGATCGTGTAAAACGTCTTGAAAAAGAGGGTGTTATAGAGAAATACGTTTCGATTTTAAATAAGAAGAAATTAGGTAATAATCTGACTGTTTATTGTCAGGTTACCTTAACAAAACAGACTTACGATACCTCGGAAGGATTTAATCAATCAATTTTGAATTTACCAGAAGTTGTTGAGTGCAATTATGTTTCCGGAAATTTTGATTACATGCTTAAGATTATAATTCCGGACATGGAAAGTTACCACCATTTTCATCAAAAGAAATTATCAATTTTGCCCGAAGTCTCTCTTATAAATACGGTTTTTGTTATTTCAGAAGTTAAAAGTACGACTGTTTTACCGATTTAA
- the ald gene encoding alanine dehydrogenase, translated as MIIGVPKEIKNNENRVALTPAGVSEMKKHGHTVYVQATAGLGSGFADDEYANAGAVVLETIEEVYAIAEMIIKVKEPIASEYPLIKKDQLLFTYFHFASSEPLTHAMLEKGAVCLAYETVEKTDRSLPLLVPMSEVAGRMAIQQGAKYLEKPLKGRGILLGGVPGVPPAKVLVLGGGIVGTQAAKMAAGLGAQVTIMDLSLPRLRHLDDIMPANVSTEMSNHYNITKAIATADLIVGAVLIPGAKAPHLITRDMLKLMRPGTVVVDVAVDQGGCIETCTPTTHENPTFIIDDIVHYCVANMPGAVPYTSTLALTNATLPYAVQLANKGWEKACNENEELKKGLNIANGKILYKGVAEAWNLPFNEELVLANA; from the coding sequence ATGATAATAGGTGTTCCAAAAGAAATTAAGAATAATGAGAATCGTGTAGCATTAACTCCAGCTGGTGTTTCTGAAATGAAAAAACATGGCCATACAGTTTATGTACAAGCAACTGCTGGTTTAGGAAGTGGATTTGCTGATGACGAATACGCAAATGCTGGTGCTGTAGTTCTTGAAACTATTGAAGAAGTATATGCTATTGCTGAGATGATTATTAAGGTAAAAGAGCCAATCGCTTCTGAATATCCATTAATCAAAAAAGATCAATTATTATTTACTTATTTTCACTTCGCTTCATCTGAGCCATTAACTCACGCAATGCTTGAGAAAGGTGCTGTATGTTTAGCATACGAAACTGTTGAAAAAACGGATCGTAGTTTACCATTATTAGTTCCAATGTCTGAAGTTGCTGGTCGTATGGCTATTCAACAAGGAGCAAAATATCTTGAAAAACCATTAAAAGGAAGAGGAATTCTTTTAGGAGGTGTTCCTGGTGTTCCACCAGCAAAAGTATTAGTACTAGGTGGAGGAATTGTAGGAACTCAAGCTGCAAAAATGGCTGCTGGTTTAGGTGCTCAAGTAACAATTATGGATTTAAGTTTGCCTCGTTTACGTCATTTAGATGATATCATGCCTGCAAACGTAAGTACAGAAATGTCTAATCACTACAATATCACAAAAGCAATTGCTACAGCTGATTTAATTGTTGGAGCAGTTTTGATTCCAGGAGCAAAAGCACCTCACTTAATCACTCGTGATATGCTTAAATTAATGCGTCCAGGAACTGTTGTTGTTGACGTAGCTGTTGATCAAGGTGGTTGTATTGAAACTTGTACTCCTACAACTCACGAAAATCCAACTTTTATTATTGATGATATCGTTCACTACTGTGTGGCTAATATGCCAGGTGCAGTACCTTATACATCTACATTAGCTTTAACAAATGCTACTTTACCATATGCAGTACAATTAGCTAATAAAGGATGGGAAAAAGCTTGTAATGAGAATGAAGAATTGAAAAAAGGATTAAATATTGCAAACGGAAAAATTCTTTACAAAGGAGTTGCTGAAGCTTGGAATCTTCCTTTTAACGAAGAATTAGTGTTAGCAAACGCATAG
- the pafA gene encoding alkaline phosphatase family protein: MKKSIVLLTLFVISNLSAQQRPKLVVGIVVDQMKMEYLYRFSDDFSPNGFKRLMNNGYTFQNMHYNYMPTYTAPGHASIYTGTTPSTHGIVGNEWFSRTLGKEMYCTDDASVKTVGDGTVEEGAMSPKNLQSTTITDEVRMATNFQGKVIGMSLKDRGAILPAGHFANWAFWYSKTGSFISSTFYGEKLPEWVTEFNNEKHYMAYINKGWDLYKPASTYNESLPDNNPYEGKLYGSAAPVFPYDLKSMYAKNDAGVLRATPFGNDLLAEFAKKAIEKEELGKDNITDFLTVSFSSTDYVGHLLGPRSMELQDTYLRLDQTIADFLTYLDTTVGKGNYLLFLTADHAGAENVIYLKDHKYNVDNYPSKDVKKSLQDFSVNTFGVDLILNYSNFNIFFNKQIIKDKGLELVKVKQAFKEFLITQPQVKRVYTEEEILANSGNDYYLNFVAKGYDVTQDGDMIIIDKPGDIEYSTTGTSHGTPYSYDTHVPAIFYGWHIKKGESYDKKAITEIAPTIAQKIKVTFPNGTEAKVLQEVLDEKNEKNEKSEKK; encoded by the coding sequence ATGAAAAAAAGTATTGTATTGTTGACATTGTTTGTTATCTCAAATTTAAGTGCTCAACAGCGCCCTAAGTTGGTTGTAGGTATTGTAGTTGATCAGATGAAAATGGAATATTTATATCGGTTTTCGGATGATTTTTCTCCAAATGGATTTAAGAGATTGATGAATAATGGATATACTTTTCAGAATATGCATTATAATTATATGCCAACTTATACTGCTCCCGGACATGCTTCTATCTATACAGGTACAACTCCATCGACTCACGGAATTGTAGGTAATGAATGGTTTAGTAGAACTCTTGGTAAAGAAATGTATTGTACTGATGATGCATCTGTAAAAACTGTTGGAGACGGAACTGTTGAAGAAGGTGCAATGTCTCCAAAAAATCTTCAAAGTACTACTATTACTGATGAAGTAAGAATGGCTACTAATTTTCAAGGAAAAGTTATTGGTATGAGTCTTAAAGATCGTGGAGCAATTTTGCCAGCAGGTCATTTTGCGAATTGGGCTTTTTGGTATAGTAAAACTGGTTCTTTTATTTCTAGTACATTTTATGGAGAAAAATTACCAGAATGGGTTACTGAGTTTAATAATGAGAAGCATTACATGGCTTACATTAATAAAGGATGGGATTTGTATAAACCAGCTTCAACTTACAACGAAAGTTTACCAGATAACAATCCATATGAAGGAAAGTTGTACGGAAGTGCCGCTCCAGTTTTTCCATATGATTTAAAAAGTATGTATGCGAAGAATGATGCTGGTGTTTTAAGAGCTACTCCTTTTGGGAATGATTTATTAGCTGAATTTGCTAAAAAAGCTATTGAAAAAGAAGAGTTAGGTAAAGATAATATTACTGATTTCTTAACAGTTAGTTTCTCTTCGACAGATTATGTTGGGCACTTACTAGGACCACGTTCTATGGAACTTCAGGATACTTATTTGAGATTGGATCAAACTATTGCTGACTTTTTGACTTATTTAGATACAACAGTTGGTAAAGGGAATTATCTTCTATTCCTGACAGCTGATCATGCTGGTGCTGAAAATGTAATTTATCTGAAAGACCACAAATATAACGTTGATAATTATCCATCAAAGGATGTTAAAAAGAGTTTGCAGGATTTCTCTGTTAATACATTTGGCGTTGATTTGATTTTAAATTATTCAAATTTTAATATTTTTTTCAATAAACAAATTATTAAGGACAAAGGTTTAGAGCTTGTAAAAGTTAAGCAAGCTTTTAAAGAGTTTTTAATTACACAACCTCAAGTTAAAAGAGTATATACTGAGGAAGAAATTTTAGCAAATTCTGGAAATGATTATTACTTAAATTTTGTCGCAAAAGGATACGATGTAACTCAGGATGGTGATATGATAATTATCGATAAACCTGGAGATATTGAATATTCAACTACAGGAACATCTCACGGAACGCCTTATAGTTATGATACTCATGTGCCGGCTATTTTCTACGGTTGGCATATTAAAAAGGGAGAATCATATGATAAGAAAGCTATTACCGAGATCGCTCCAACAATTGCTCAAAAAATTAAAGTTACTTTCCCTAATGGAACCGAAGCAAAAGTATTGCAAGAAGTTTTGGATGAGAAAAACGAAAAAAACGAAAAAAGTGAGAAAAAATAG